A genome region from Pantoea sp. CCBC3-3-1 includes the following:
- a CDS encoding DUF2442 domain-containing protein gives MWLQLSDGQTLGVPLACFPRLKNASAAQLADCELTPRGIHWDTLDEDLSLAGLLSLETVLP, from the coding sequence ATGTGGCTGCAGCTGAGCGACGGGCAAACCCTGGGCGTGCCGCTGGCTTGCTTCCCCCGGCTAAAGAATGCCAGCGCGGCGCAGCTGGCTGACTGTGAGCTGACCCCGCGAGGCATTCACTGGGACACACTGGACGAAGACCTGTCACTTGCGGGCCTGCTGAGCCTGGAAACCGTGCTGCCCTGA
- a CDS encoding helix-turn-helix domain-containing protein has translation MAKVSISEAARLTQTSRPTLYKMINSGELNFTSTVKAGKSVKVIDTSELIRVFGDINGVETATAFTVKPDPDFTSLNSVDLQHLQHQIELLQKENEGLKEAVAARDEHIASVRQAMLLLEHKKETAPPVLPAGKWWQFWK, from the coding sequence ATGGCGAAAGTATCTATCAGCGAGGCCGCCAGGCTTACGCAGACCAGCCGGCCTACTCTTTACAAGATGATTAACAGTGGTGAGCTTAATTTTACATCGACTGTAAAGGCAGGTAAGTCTGTAAAGGTTATTGATACGTCAGAACTTATACGGGTTTTTGGTGACATCAATGGTGTTGAAACTGCTACAGCTTTTACGGTAAAGCCTGACCCGGATTTTACATCCCTTAACAGTGTCGATTTACAGCATTTACAACATCAAATTGAGTTGTTACAGAAAGAAAACGAAGGACTGAAGGAGGCAGTTGCCGCCAGAGACGAGCACATCGCATCCGTTCGTCAGGCTATGCTGCTTCTTGAACATAAAAAAGAGACAGCGCCGCCCGTATTGCCTGCCGGCAAATGGTGGCAGTTCTGGAAATAG
- a CDS encoding GrpB family protein produces MRKIIVVPYDDKWPEMFEAESSLIKKLLGGVAKNVHHIGSTSVHGLSAKPVIDMLLEVSDINELDAYNSSMARAGYVARGENGIPGRRYFIKGGDQRSHQVHAFAVGDSQVLKHLAFRDYLRRNKDIAVQYAEIKHSAALLSRNDVHRYSTLKADFIEHHLQLALAV; encoded by the coding sequence ATGCGGAAAATTATTGTTGTGCCATACGATGATAAATGGCCTGAGATGTTTGAAGCTGAAAGTTCACTGATAAAGAAATTGCTTGGTGGAGTGGCTAAAAATGTCCATCACATTGGTAGCACGTCAGTTCATGGTCTCTCAGCAAAGCCCGTAATCGACATGCTGCTTGAAGTTTCCGACATCAATGAACTGGATGCGTACAATTCTTCAATGGCTCGTGCCGGGTATGTTGCTCGTGGTGAGAACGGGATTCCGGGGCGTAGATATTTCATTAAGGGCGGTGATCAGCGTAGTCATCAAGTGCATGCGTTTGCAGTCGGAGATTCGCAGGTATTAAAGCATCTCGCTTTCCGTGATTATCTTCGACGAAACAAGGACATTGCAGTGCAGTATGCTGAGATAAAACACTCAGCAGCATTGCTTAGCAGGAACGATGTTCATCGCTATAGCACCCTAAAAGCGGACTTCATAGAGCATCATCTGCAACTGGCGCTGGCTGTCTGA
- a CDS encoding Rop family plasmid primer RNA-binding protein: MTKHHKTALNMAKFIQGQSLLLLEKLNELDLDTEADMCERLHEDAERLHAGLLAKLNQE, encoded by the coding sequence GTGACCAAACACCATAAAACCGCCCTGAATATGGCAAAATTTATTCAGGGACAAAGCCTGCTTCTGCTGGAGAAGCTCAACGAGCTGGACCTGGATACGGAAGCGGATATGTGCGAACGGCTTCATGAGGACGCCGAGCGCCTTCATGCCGGCCTTCTGGCGAAGTTAAATCAGGAATAA